In Planctomycetota bacterium, a single genomic region encodes these proteins:
- a CDS encoding UDP-N-acetylglucosamine--N-acetylmuramyl-(pentapeptide) pyrophosphoryl-undecaprenol N-acetylglucosamine transferase, with product MNQAIAANPTILFAGGGSGGHLYPGISVAEALVKAIPSVRPLFLCTEREIDQTILGPTGFEYIRQPIVPPVRSAGGLLKFWRNWRATQEIVQNVITEQAPAAVLGLGGYAAGVAVKLASKSGIPGAILNPDVVPGKANRFLMKFVRSVCCQFDATADHVEESQKPKLTTTGCPVRRDLREPVERKAALQRLGLESRLQTLVITGASQGAATVNDAVLETLLRLRQEGSLLQGWQVLHLAGKDHAEKVRAEYRTILGDADVPVRVVDFTPGMADVWSVADLAISRSGASSLAELTTLGVPSVLMPYPFHKDKHQTSNAKVLADAGAAVLLDDQKDRTRNADQLIPTLKGLLYDASRRSQMATAAKTLAKPDAAERVAHVLRAMTEPSA from the coding sequence ATGAACCAAGCGATCGCCGCCAACCCGACCATCCTCTTCGCCGGCGGCGGCAGCGGCGGACACCTGTACCCAGGCATCTCGGTCGCCGAGGCATTGGTCAAGGCGATCCCGTCGGTGCGGCCGTTGTTTCTCTGCACCGAGCGCGAGATCGACCAGACGATCCTCGGCCCGACCGGCTTCGAGTACATCCGCCAGCCGATCGTCCCACCGGTCCGCAGTGCCGGCGGGCTGCTCAAGTTCTGGCGGAACTGGCGGGCGACGCAGGAGATCGTGCAGAACGTCATCACCGAGCAGGCCCCGGCAGCGGTGCTGGGCCTGGGCGGTTACGCGGCCGGCGTGGCGGTCAAACTCGCGAGCAAGTCCGGCATCCCCGGCGCGATCCTCAACCCCGACGTCGTCCCCGGCAAGGCCAACCGCTTCCTGATGAAGTTTGTCCGCAGCGTCTGCTGCCAGTTCGACGCGACTGCCGACCACGTCGAGGAATCGCAAAAGCCCAAGCTCACCACGACCGGCTGCCCGGTACGGCGCGACCTGCGCGAGCCGGTCGAACGCAAGGCCGCCCTCCAACGCCTCGGCCTCGAGTCACGCTTGCAAACGCTCGTCATCACCGGTGCAAGCCAAGGTGCCGCGACCGTCAACGACGCCGTGCTTGAAACGCTCCTGCGTCTGCGACAGGAAGGCTCGCTTCTGCAGGGCTGGCAGGTGCTGCACCTCGCGGGCAAGGACCACGCCGAGAAAGTTCGCGCCGAGTATCGCACGATCCTCGGCGACGCCGACGTGCCGGTGCGGGTGGTCGACTTCACGCCGGGCATGGCCGACGTGTGGAGCGTGGCGGACCTGGCGATCAGCCGCAGCGGCGCGAGCAGCCTCGCCGAGCTCACCACGCTCGGGGTGCCGTCGGTGCTGATGCCGTATCCGTTCCACAAGGACAAGCACCAGACGAGCAACGCGAAAGTCCTCGCCGACGCCGGGGCGGCGGTGTTGCTCGACGACCAGAAGGACCGCACGCGAAACGCCGACCAGTTGATCCCGACGCTCAAGGGCTTGCTCTACGACGCGAGCCGACGCAGTCAGATGGCCACCGCCGCCAAGACCCTGGCCAAACCCGACGCCGCCGAGCGCGTGGCACACGTGCTGCGAGCAATGACCGAGCCATCGGCGTGA